The genomic DNA ACCCTAGGTTctgaggaagaagggaaggagttTAATCAAAGACACTGGCAGGGTGATAAGATTGTGGTGGAGGGTGAGACTGGGCTGACTACAGGAACCTGAGGGTGAGTACAAACTTTCTGGGAGTCCCAGTACCTCCAGGAGCAGGGGCAAAGTGAAGAGCCGAAAGAGTAGGGGAAAGGCTCACACACAAGCACCCAGATGTCTGCTCTGTTAGAGCAGCAAGGAGTTACAGGGCACTGGGaacctcagcagagcagaggagttTGGGCgctgagcagggagggcacAAGTCACAACCCTGCAAAGGAAGAGTATTCAAGGGGGCTCGAGTGGGGCAGCAGCAGTACAGGGTAGGAAGTGACCTGATGGAGGGCACTGATGCCAAGGACTCCAGAGAAGGGTGCTGAGCTGATCTTTGGCTGCACAAAGCTCAGGTAGCAAGAGTTTACAGAGTGGGTCTGCACAGCAGGATGGGGCATGACAATGCAAGACATGCAGGTGATACTGGAGCTTGGGGCAGCAGACTAGGGAGCAGGACAAGCAGGGGAACACCAGGCAGGAATGGGGAGCAGGAAGAGGCCGGGGTGCCTGCCCCATGGCCATGCCTATGAGGGAGAGCACTGTCAGTGGGATCTGCCCTGGGGGCAAAACAGCAAGGGTCCCTGGGGGGGCAGATGACAGCAACTGGCAGCAGCCAAAGGGGTGTGGAAGAACAGGAGGGAGCAGAGActgagggaaggggagggggagtaTGCTGGCAGGCTGGGGCTCCAGGAGGGgaggagcagtgctgggcacTTTGGGGGAGCAGTGTGCACAGgtgtggggctgtgggcagcatgGAGGAGGGAGGTTGTGAGCAAGGACTATAGGAGGAAGGGGAGGTCTAGGGGGCCTGGGGCCAAAGCAGAGGTGACGGAAGAGGGGCAGCTGTGAGGGGGCTGGAGATCAGcacagaggaaggagggagctgtggagggggctgggggaggagcAGAGTATGGGGGGAGAGGAGCGCAAGGGGCTGGGGCCTCTCGGCTGCAGtggaaaagctgctgcagctccaggggaAATGCTACTTGAATTAATCATGGCGCTGGCTGCTGTGCCAAGcccaggaggaggctgctggcagcgcaAGGAAATAACTTTCACAGGAATTTGGAACAAATGCAGCTCTTCTGGCGGTAACAACAGCACTCACCTCCCCCACAACCTCCCCATGTACCAGTAtctcccccatgtccccagtcCCTCTATACCCCCAGACTCACTCTCCCAGCCCGCTCTCCCAGAAGCATGATGTACTCCCTTTCCTCATGCTTATCCCTAAGGAGCTCACAATCATCTCCCAATCTTGTCTCGGGAAACTTGTCTTCTTGTTTCAGAGTAGGAGGAGGCCTGTTCTATGTTGTGCAAAGGTCTGAAAATAGGTTAATGCTAAATCCCTTGTcccaagaaaatgaatgaaggtAATGATGTCCTTCTGCCACTCTCTCTGGCAGCAAAGTCAGTGAGTGTtagccctcctgctgctccagtcCCAATGTGTGGCTACTCTTTGTGTCCTCTCACAGCTGTCCCCTTCAGTACCATAACCGATGCATCAGGATTATTCCTCAGAACTCTCTTTTTGTAATACAGTTCCTGCAGCCTGATATAGCTTAGAGCACTTCATGCATGTCATGGTGCAGCCCCAGAGGCTGTCCCAGTGCTGTGCATGTAGCATAGCCAGTCCCACGGAATCACAAATTGGTACTCAAACTTAAAAGCTTATCAGACCTGTCCTCAAAATTTTAAGATATGGATATACGTTGCATGTGTTGCTGGTCAGCTTCTGATTGGTGATGTTCTTCTTCCCCAACAATTGTGTGTATGGGTGCAATGGAAATATGTAAACCCTGGCTCCAAAATCATTAATATTGGATCTATGCAAGAATCAATAATCCACCATCTCATCTCATTCACATTTCAGTCAAATCAGCCACCACTCACAACATGGGGGTTACACAGCTCTCTCTGTGCTTTACAGTGGTTGCCAGAGGACAGACAATACTTGATTTAGCATGAAATGTTAGAAAGGCCCAGAAAGACAATATCTGACCATGCATGCAGCTTGCTGGTACTAAGTCAATCCAACagaatatttaaagcaaatttaagCCAGTAGGGTGAATTTATACCAGAACTGTGTTTTGCATCATATAACCATAGCACTTGAATGTGGTCCGATGAGCCCTAAAGCATCTATACTATCAACTCATGgccacagagaaacagagacaaCCAATTATTGACTCTCCCTTGCCCTCTTGCCTGATGGTGCTGTGTCCACTGATTCCCTGGGCTCCTTCTCTACTGGCATTTCTCTCTCGTCTGAGACTTGAACTGTGAGTTTGCTGTTTCCTTTGGTTAGGGCTTATGCAGAGTCTGCTACCGTGAGACCTGGCCCATGATAAACACAAGTAATAAACAAAGATGTtatgagatttcttttttctctggaGCTCAGGCAAGCAACCTGTTCTGCTCAGCCCTGTTCGTACACCAAACACAAAGACTAATCTGGCAGAGCGGATGGGGTGTGTGGGCATGCAGGAGACCTGCAGCTAGTCTCTCCTGGTCACTCACATTGACTCACCACTTTCCCATAATTCTATCCTGCCCACAGAGAGCAGATACCAACATCTGAAAATAGACCTGGTCCTCCCCAGGTTTCTTGCTTAGAAATATGGTGGTCCAATGGAGAACCAAACCCTTTTTTTCGTGCTGGCCTTGGCAGCTGTGTCCTGCACATCATGCTGGCTGTGACTGCCCATGGTCTGGGCTCTTGTGAGTATTACATGTGTCTGGACCAAATCCAGACCTCGCCACAGACCCTTTCACCTCTTAAGGCAGGGCAAGACCTGATGCTTGGAGGTCACAGATAGATGGAGTCAAGCAGGGGGCACACAGGGGCTGACATGAACAACCCCATGGGACATGGTGCCGACTGCTGGCTACTGTTGACCCCAATGGCTCCTCAGAAGACTCTTCTGGGGGAGGGGTGGCTTGAACCAGCAGGACAGCCTCGAGACCCAGGCTCCCCACCCCAGATCTGCCCAGCTCCCCGACCAGTCCCACTCCAGCCACGGCCCGGTGCCTAGCCGGCAGCCTGGCCAGCCTCCTTTCCCATCCTCTCACGTTTCCCggctcagaggaagcagcagcagatgtgtGAGCTGTTTGCTTTGTGCTGGGGCCACGCGGGAGTTACCTGCGCTCAGCCCAGACGCGCTGTTTCCAAACGAAACATGAGGGCTGAGCCAAGACCATCGAAATCTGGCCAAACCCTCAGTTGCTGCTGGCCTCCGGGCCAGCGCCTCCCCCTGTGCTGTGCAAGCCGGGCTGTCCCCCACGCTGCCCTGGTCCTCACCGTGGCCAGGCCCTGCACACCCAAACAGCTTCTTCATGCCATCCCTGTGGCTCTGTgccaccccagctcctctgtGGATCCcgctctccctcctgcctctccccatgCTCATGGCCAGGAGCCCAGCTGCCATCGCCAATTGCATTTCCAGAACACCTTCCTGCCCAGTAAGCAGCACTGAGCTGGACTGcacagaggagaagggaaatcCCCCtagggctgctgcagccaagaTGTCCCTGTGCACAACTGGGGCCTCCACACTCACCAGAGCTGCTCCACCCCTGCCCTGGCCCTGAGCCCACTCCCACCCTTGGCTCCTGCCccacctctgtccccagccctggccctAGCCCCACCCCTCCCACCTGGGGCAAGGCAGCGTGTTGTCCTGCACAGACCTTCAGAGTCATACAAATGGCATCACTGCCACGTACCCACAGAACCTGATACAGGTGCACGAACCCTTCAGGCCTCACCTGAGACCTCTTACTGCTCGAAGGCTGATGCAGCACGTGCGTCTCAGTTCAAATTCCAAAGATGCTGCTTCCAAGGTAATATAACAATACTAATCATGCATAATTAATGCTAATATTCACAACTAGCCTTTCAAACACTGATGAACTTCACCTAATCATCTCACAGGGGTAGAGAGAAGTTAGCAGCTTCCTACAGATTTGACCCTTGTTCCTGAGCACCATTTCTAGTATCCTGGCCTGCAAGGCTGCTCCACCCTTGTGCCAGCAACGCCTTGTACAGTGGGGCACAATGTTAGCTGATGCCAATGAAGTGCTTTGCACAAAGGAATTCCTTGAGATTTGCCCACAATATCAGCAATATCACTCAGTACTTGCATGCAGAAAAGGTGTAACACTGTTATGCCCCATTTCCCACTCACACTGAGTAGGGATTTCTCTGTTCTAGCATTCTTGCTGCCATCAGGACCCATCTAAGCCATGAAAACTGCACTAAACATCCTTCAGTGGCAGGTCTCCCATTCCAAACCTCTCACAGCTTTGGCTGTGCCCTCCTCAAAATCAACTCCTGACAGTTGTACCTACCTGTAAGAAGCAGGTCCCAACAGGGGTGTTCTCCTTCAGGGACACATTGTAGAAATTACTCCTGAACACTGGTTCATTGTCATTGACATCCTGCAGGGCCACATGCACCACAGCTGAGGAAGAGAGGGCAGGAGATCCCCTGTCTGTGGCCAGCACTGTCAGCTGAGGTTGAGGATCCTTCTCATAATCCAGTGGAGCAGCAGTAGTGATGATACCTGTAGCAGGGTCAATGGCAAACCAGCTGGAGTGGGTGTCATGGCCATGCATGATACTGTACCGCACCTCCCCATTGGGACCCTGGTCTTTGTCTCGAGCTGTCACTTGCAGGACAAAGCTGCCTGGGTACACAACCTCAGGAATGCTCTGTTTGTACTCCTGTTGGTCAAAGAGTGGAGGGTTGTCATTGATATCCACCACCTGCAGCACAAAGGTTGATTCTGCCCGGAGTGGAGGTGTTCCCGAATCAGTAGCTGTCACCCGCAAATCATAGGAGTCTCTTTCTTCACGATCCAGCAGCTGGTCCACACAGATAAGGTAGATGATGTTGTCCTTGGTAGTGAGGGCAAACTTACCATCCCCTCCCTCCAGTGTGACATTGACATTGGAGTATTCACCATAATCTGGGTCAGAAACAGAGATGCGGGCCACATACTGGCCGGGCTGGGCTCCCTCAGAGATCTGAGGGGAGCCATCTTCACTCAGAAAGATGATAGTCATGGTGGGCTGGTTGTCATTGTAGTCACGCACATGAATAGTGACAAAAGCTGTAGTGACCTCAGGATGGACAGCCTTATCCCGTGCCTGTACCACCAGCTCGTGCACCTTCTTGACTTCATAGTCCAGACCCTTGTTGAGCTTGATGACTCCAGTTCGGGAGTCAATGGTGAAGTACTGGTCAGGATCACTCTGTCGACGGTTGATCTCATAAACCACATCCccattttctccttcatctgCATCAGAGGCAAAGACCtgaaggatgctgctgccaggtTTCAAATTCTCTGATATAAGAGTATGATAGCGGCTTTGGTTGAAGGTAGGAGCATTGTCATTGATGTCCTGGATAGATACATCCAGCATCATCTGGGTGCTCCTGGGAGGGGAGCCACCATCATAGGCTTCCAAAAGCAAGGAGTATGATGATCGGTTCTCCCGATCTAAGACATTGCTGACCACCAGATCCAAATACAAGACCCCGTTGGGTCCTCGCCGTGTTTCCAGGCGGAAGGCCTGCCCCACATTGCCACCCTTAATCACATAGCCTTGGGTATTCAGCAGACCACTGTCAGCATCAAAGGCTGGGTCCAAGGGAAATCTGCTGCCAATGGGTGTGTGCTCTGGAATCTGGAAGGTGCTGTGTTGCTTGGGAAAGGCTGGAGCATGATCATTGATGTCATTAACTTGGATATTCACTTCTACTGTGATGCCCTCTGGAGTAACAGCAATGAAGCTGTAACGGTCCCGGGTCTCTCGGTCCAGGACACGGGCTGTTTTGATGATACCTGTGTTCTCATCTATTCCCAAGTCAGTGGCAACACCACTGCCCTCCTGTGCTGATATAAAATACATGTAGGCACTGGTACCAGGTGGCAGGCCAGCACTGATGTCCCCAATGATGGTGCCAGCTGGCTGCTCCTCATCTATTTGTAGATCCAGGGTACCCAGGACGGCAGAGCCCTTCCCTGCTCTCAGGCCCCCAAGGATtagcagctccagcagaagcACGGCTGACCCCTTCATCTGCTCCATTACTAGGGACTTGCAGACCAGAAGGTTGCTCGATCTTCTTTGCAGTGTGCTTTAATCCTGCAAGGAATGCAGACCAGAGACTGGTTAAGAGGGAGCAGCAAcagaaggacaaaagaaaaacatggggAGGAAAAGCCTACCAGGTATCTCCTGCCTGATTGCTCTGTATCACTTATCCCTCATGAGATTAAAAAGTGTTAGAGCAGAGGGTGCCCAGAATGAAGGCCTAGGACAGCGCCTTAAGTTAGATAAGCAGAGCACACCTGACCTCTTGCTGAGGTTACTAGCTGGTACCCTATCACATAAGCTTTCTTCCCAACCACCAGCTCTCCCAGCAACACTGGAGCCAGCTGCCTTACAGCAGAGGGTTCCTGTGCCTTTAACAGCTGAATGCTTCCTGTGAGGCTGAGAAAGGCTGTGTGCAAGACCACAGAGATTTTTGGACAAGCAGCAGCCTAGCACCTCTctatactgaaaaatacaatCTTAAACTGGGAGAGAGCCCAACAAGTGACCCCGCTGAATCCCTGCTCCCCAGTAGCATGATTTTCAGGACAACAGGGATTTAGGCtcaaaaaaatgtgaagtgCAAATCGAGTGTCCCTAGAAGGGAGCAGCAGAACTGGAGTGGGCTTACATCCAGTGAACAATAAATCAGAATGGCTCTATTGCAAAGGACATACCCACAGCTGGGAATGCCCAGGATAAAATCCTGTCCTCCTAGGGCAGACAGGGCCCATTGTTTGGCCTGGCACAGAGATCTGTGGATGCCCCAAGCTGGTACCATGGAGGGTGGTGGTGATACAGTAGGAACGCAGCAACTCCCTCTGAActgccagctgctctggctCCTTCCCCGTCCCACACCCTCCCCTGCTCACTCTCCTCCTTTGTCTCCTTCTCACTGCTCCTTGCTCATTCTGGCTCCTTCACTCCATTTCCCCCTGCTGTAGCTTCATTTCACTGCAGCAGTGGGGGAGGGACGAGGAGGgaggagcagctccctgcagcaacACCACTACTGGACACGCTGGACACACTCCCCGTGCCCAAAGGCAGTCAGCCCCCAAGGGCTCTGCCCACCCTCCCTGTGAGTAGCCAAAGCAACTCAGCAGTCAAGGAACTTGTGAAGAACAccagccccagtgctgcttTTAGCCCCCGGTAAACGAGGCTTAGTGGTCTGCAGGGATGGCGGCAGCATGAGCTCACACTTGGACTCTCTTGAAAGCATTTGCTGCTGGTCCCATAACCACACTCAGGAGCTGCTCATGTCAGACATAGGACGGCAGGAACCTCCCTGTCTTGGGGGACGGAGGTGGCTGATACTGCCTTAGTTTAGGGACTAAGAATGGCAGCCCTTGGTCTACAGAACCCTACAGCAGTGTTAACCCTTTCCAGGGTATGTAGTATGGTTATTCCTTGGTCTTCTTTTCCACCCCAGGACATCAGTTTAGGTTGatttttcctgtggaaatcTTGGGttaatgacagaaatatttttttttaaagtgttttcttcaTATAATGAAGTATCTGTTTACTTCAATGGGCTATATGAACTAGAAACCTATGTATACATCCAGTGCCTGACATCATCCATGGCAAGTAAAGCCATGCACTGTTCTTGCACCTAGCAAACATTAATCCTCATTATCTTTCACgagcagaagtaaaaagaagTTACATATACTTGTGGGCTGCTAGCTGGTGACCTGCACCAATTCAGTGGTCCTGGACAGGTCCATCTCTTTGTATTGGAATTAATTCAATTTATACAGCTGAAAGGGTAACTAAATACATTCAGAACTGGAAGAATGGGGCTCAAGTTTGCTTCTGTGATAAAACTGCGTCATCCTAACTGTGACCCAGGTGCCCAGGTCATGGGAAGGTACAAGGCAGAGGGTTCAAAGCCTTGGCAAGTGAGTAGATGAAAACTTACGGAAAAGAAGGGTAGAAAAACTACTAGACAGACATACAGAGAGAGGTAATGAGGTGATCTCAGTGGCTGAGGACAGGATTAAGCAGAAAGGTCTTGGATAGTGCCCAGCACAGATCAGGGCAcagatatggggaaaaaaaaaaaaaaaaaaaaaaaaagtttgattatTGATATGGCTCTTGGGAAGCAGAAGGGAGTGCAGGGAGGCTTTGTGGGCTGCTTGCATGGGAGCAGGGAAACTGGTAAAGTCAATCTGGGGAGTGCAAAGAGCAGTTGAGAGCACTGGGACAACCAAGGAACAGAGACTAGGGTTCTTGGGGTGAGGAACAAGCATTTTGGGATGATGAAAGTCTGTGTTAACTTCTCCCTTCCTATCCTCCCTGGATGCATATTCGGTAGGTTCAGAGCCTAGCTACCTCTTAGGCGAAAGTCAAAACTGCAGGTTGCCTGATTACA from Oxyura jamaicensis isolate SHBP4307 breed ruddy duck chromosome 1 unlocalized genomic scaffold, BPBGC_Ojam_1.0 oxy1_random_OJ99046, whole genome shotgun sequence includes the following:
- the LOC118156871 gene encoding protocadherin-16-like — translated: MEQMKGSAVLLLELLILGGLRAGKGSAVLGTLDLQIDEEQPAGTIIGDISAGLPPGTSAYMYFISAQEGSGVATDLGIDENTGIIKTARVLDRETRDRYSFIAVTPEGITVEVNIQVNDINDHAPAFPKQHSTFQIPEHTPIGSRFPLDPAFDADSGLLNTQGYVIKGGNVGQAFRLETRRGPNGVLYLDLVVSNVLDRENRSSYSLLLEAYDGGSPPRSTQMMLDVSIQDINDNAPTFNQSRYHTLISENLKPGSSILQVFASDADEGENGDVVYEINRRQSDPDQYFTIDSRTGVIKLNKGLDYEVKKVHELVVQARDKAVHPEVTTAFVTIHVRDYNDNQPTMTIIFLSEDGSPQISEGAQPGQYVARISVSDPDYGEYSNVNVTLEGGDGKFALTTKDNIIYLICVDQLLDREERDSYDLRVTATDSGTPPLRAESTFVLQVVDINDNPPLFDQQEYKQSIPEVVYPGSFVLQVTARDKDQGPNGEVRYSIMHGHDTHSSWFAIDPATGIITTAAPLDYEKDPQPQLTVLATDRGSPALSSSAVVHVALQDVNDNEPVFRSNFYNVSLKENTPVGTCFLQVGTTVRS